In the genome of Fervidobacterium nodosum Rt17-B1, the window AGGTTTTAGGTTATGTAATTGGTAATCAAGAATGGGCCCCTTGCGATGAATTTTTACCTAACCAGAAATCAAGTTCAGAATATTCAAAAATCGTTGAGCGAATGGATTATATATCCTTCCTTGAAAAATCAAGGGTAAAAGCTTTATACGGTTTAGCGAATTTTTACTTTTCTGGATTAGGTAAGTATTTTGATATATCTTTTCCAAATAAATTTGATGATTATTTTTCACTTTTTGTTGAAAGTGTAAGTCCTTTTGTAAATATCGAGAAAATGCCATACGAAGAATTCAAAAAAATCAAAAATTATAAAGAGTATATCAATAACGGTTTGGTCAAAGTTTACAGAGATTTTGAAACGAAAAAGCCAAGACCAAGAAAAAGAGGAGAATGTGTTTACTTAAAAATTTCTTCAATTGAATTGTCAAAATTAAAACTAACGGTATCGCAGAGTACGGTTGTTAATTATTTACTTTTCAAAGGCCCTACCGAAGTTGAGCAAATAATAGAAGATTTAGATGTAAAAAAAGATGTTGTTGTACAATTAAAAAATAAAGGAATAATTGAGATTTTAGAGCAATGTAGTGATTTTGAAACACTTAATATAAAACCACAGAGAGTTATTTTAAGTGACGAACAAAAGAGTATAGTTGACAAAATACTTTCATACGATTTTAGAAAAGAAAAGAAACACCTTGTTTTTGGACCAACTGGAAGTGGCAAGACAGAGGTTTATCTCGAGGTCATTGAAAAATACTTACCATTTGGCAATGTACTATATTTAGTTCCAGAGGTATCTTTAACTGAACAAACGATAGCAAGGCTTAGAAAAAGATTTCCAGATTTATCTATAGCGGTTTACCATAGCTATTTAACAGAATCAAAGCGCGTTGAAATTTGGGCGAAAGCGGTTAAAGGTGAGATAAATATATTAGTTGGTCCAAGAAGTGCTGCGTTTGTGCCTTTAAAAAACCTTAATCTTGCAATTGTTGATGAAGAACATGATGAAGGCTATTACAATAATTCTGAGCCTTTTTACGAAATTCACACATTTCTTAATGCTTTACCAATTACTGTTGTGTATGGTTCAGCTACCCCTTCTTTGGAAAGTTATAAGAAAGCCAAAGATGGGGAATATGTATTTCACAAGCTTACTAAACGTTACAACGTTGAATTACCAGAAGTTGAAATTGTGGACATGAATAAAACAAAGAAAGTTACTTTCTCTATATCTGAAATCTTGTACAATAATCTAAGTAAAGTGCTTGAAGCTGATAAATCAGCCATAATATTCACGAGGCGAAAAGGTTTTTCAAGGGTGCAATGTGCTGTATGCGGTTATATAGTAAAATGCGAACATTGTGATGTTGCAATGACTTATCATTTGGATTCGAATAATTTGAAATGTCACATCTGTGGAAGTGAGAAAGAATTATCCTTAAATTGTCCTAACTGTGGTTCAAATATGTTCATAGATAGAGGAACTGGTAGTGAGAAAGTTGAAAAAGAACTCCAGCAACTCTTTCCATCGAGAAATATTGGAAGGATTGATGCAGAAATAGCTGATACCCCAGAAAAACTGAAAAAACTCTTAGACTATTTAAGAGAAGGGAAAATCGATATAGTTGCTGGGACAAAGATGATTACGAAGGGGTTAGATATATACAGAATAGCGCTCATTGGTGTTGTGGATGTTGATGCTTTAATTTCTTATCCTGATATAAACGCTCCACTGAGAACATTTCAACTTTTAGTTCAGGTAATTGGTAGAGCAGGGCGAAATGAAAAGGGAAAGGCGATAATTCAAACTTATAAGCCAACCGATCCAGTAATAACATTTGCGAGTAATCAAGATGTTGAAGGGTTCTATGAGAGAGAACTTGAGATAAGAAAACAACTGAATTATCCACCTTTTGCGTCTGTAGTTGTATTAACTTACGCCAATCTGAATCAGGAAATAGCGCGAGAAACAATTGACACTGTTGCAGATGAAATAGAAAACATTGAAAAAAAAGAGAAAAAGGTCCAAGAAGTTTATAAATATTACTTAGAACTTCTTGGACCTTCTGAACATCCTATATTTAAAGCAAATAATAAGTACCGATATCAAATATTTTTCAAGACAAACAACGTACCAGAATTAGTAAGGCTTTTGAAAAAGATAATCTCAAATTACTCTGGGGAATGGATTATAAAGGTGAATCCAAACGAAATATGATTTAAAATTATTTCTTTGATTTTTTCATTATCGTTCCAACGGATAATGCCGTGAGGAGAATTATTATTCCCCAACTCCAAGCCATAAAAACGAGCGCTGTGCTTGACATATTATCACCCCTATTTATCTTTTTGCGTTTCTAATTTTTTACTGATACTTCTGTATGTAAGGATAAAGCTCGATATGAAAATTACTATAAGAACAATTCTCGCTGCGATGACCCAAGGAATTAGTACAGAGTTATCTTTAACAAAATCCGGTATCAATTTGAAGTAACCATTCTTTGCGTAATCTATCGTTGAGAAAACAAGTAAAATGATTATAAATGCTGGGGTTATGAAGCTCATTATTAACTTATAGAACCACATTGGTATTTTCCAGTAGCTTCCTTTGTTTATCTCTTCAAGGCCTTTTGCTTTAAACAACCATACAGCCGCAATGACTTCAATTAATCCGAGCAAGACGAGGAAATAAGTACCAACCCAATTATCAAGCTCTGTTAAGTACATTAAATCAGCTGTTTTCGTGAGAATAGGTTCTAATGCAACAGGTAAACCACCGATGATGTACATGAGAAAAACAAACAACGAGCCTTTCTTTCTTTCAACGCCAAATTCTTCTTCTAAAAATGCAGTTAGATAATTAAACATTGCTATTGAACTTGTTATTCCAGCAAAGAAAAGTAGCAGGAACCAGAATGTTCCAAAAATCTGTCCACCAGCCATGTTTCTAAATACGTTTGGAAGCGCTATGAAAGATAATCCAACTCCACTCTTTAAACCCTCGGCGCCAAGGAAAGTAAAAGCAATGGGGATAACTATTGTACCAGCTAGTATGACCTCTGCGAATTCATTTAATGAAGCTGTTGCAACTGCTGATGTTACGATGTCATCCTCGTCTCTCATGTAAGAAGCATAGTTTTGGATTATTCCCATACCTAGGGATAGCGTAAAGAATATCTGCCCTGCTGCTGCTAATGTTGCCGACCAATTCAACTCGTTCCATCTTGGAGACCATAAGAAATCAAGCCCCTTAATTGGATTCCATTCAGGGTTCACTGGTGATCCTAATGTAAGCGCTCTCACAAGAAGAATAATTGCGAATATATAAATAGCTGGCATAGCGATTATTGCTAATCTTTCCAAGCCTTTGTTAACACCATTACTTGTTATGTAATATAAAATTGCGAGTGTTATTATCCAGAATATTAATACTCTAAAAGGACTTTGAATGTATCCGACAAAATAACCAGCTGTATCGATTGATTTATCCATGTATTTTCCAACGGCTGTTTCAAAAGAATAACCAAGCGTCCAACCAATAACATGATTGTAATAGGAGTTTAGGAGTATAACTACCGAAAGTGCGATTGCGCCAGCCAACGCGCCAAGTACTTTCGCAAACTTATGGCCAACGCTCTCTTTTGCTTGTAAGTAAATCATTGGACCTAATGTACCATGTCCATACTTTCCACCGTATCTACCTTGAGCCCATTCAATTATTAGCAGAGGGATACCCATAAAAAGGAAAGCGATGAAATATGGTATCATAAAGGCTCCCCCACCGTTTTTGGCTGCTTGATACGGGAATCTCCAGAAATTCCCAAGACCTATAGCGTTACCTGCCATAGCTAATATCAAACCTATCTTACTTCCCCAGTGTTCTCTCTTCTTCACAACGGCCACCTCCTCGAAAGTTTGGGATTTTGTTAACCAAAGGTATTGATAAATTTCAAAAATCATATTATCTTCTTAAATAGGGGACACCCCCCAATATACTCTCAATAAGGAGGTATCCCGACATGACTAATATCCAACTCAAATGCCCCCATTGCGGCTCTTCTAACTTCATCAAAAATGGTCATGATAAATTCAAAAACCAAATCTTCTTTTGCAAAGACTGCAAGCGTTACTTTAAACTTTCTTTCACCAAAAAACACAAACTTTTCTCTTTCCCTTACCCTCGTTGTGTTCATTGTAACCATGTCATGGAAATTTACAAAATCCGCCGTTATTTCGTTCGTTTCAGATGCAGAAAGTGCAACTTCAAAACTTCTGTTCCACTTTCTCTTCCTCAGCCTGTGCCTTTCAACTTTCATCCTTTCAAATTCTTCCGTTTCCCTATCTATATCATTCTCAAAGCTTTCATCTTGTACTTCAAATACAACCTTTCTCTTCGTGCTATTAAAGCTTGCTTGAATATCAATGTCTCTCATGTCGCTATTTACAAATGGATTATCAAGTTATCTTCTGTTATTTCGCTTTTTGAGTTTGAGAATGTATTTAAAGTTCACGGTGATGAAACAGTTATTGTATTTCGAGACAAAAAGTACTATGTGTGGCTATTAGTTGAGCATGGTACGAATTTAATAGTAGCTTGGCATGTATCAAGATATCGTGATATGTCACAAGTTAAGATATTGTTAGATAAATACTTTAGTCAAAGAAAACAAAACACACAAATAGAGTTAATAACCGATGGACTAAAAGCGTACGAGATAGCAGTAAAACTAAATTTTGATAATGTTGAGCACAGAGAAGTAAGACTAGGTAAAAACAACGAATGTGAATCGAAATTTTCGTTATTTAAGATGTTTGTTAGAGCGAAAAGGAGCTTCAAGAAATTTAGCAACATACGGTACTATGTAAATGGTTTTTGTGTAGTAAGGAACCTATGCAAGTTATATGAGAACGAAAATGAGATGATTACAGCTTTAGCTTCCATCATCACTACTAGTTAACAACTTCAAGTTTGGGAATATTAGAGAAATACAGGATAATATGATATAAAAATGAGATAAAAAAAGGCGTGTAATATAAATATATACACGCCAAAAATTTTACCATATAATTCATTGTTATTTAAGGTTAATTTTTTACACAAATGCACTATTAGTATATTTTGGCGTAACTTTTACCAAATTGTGAAAACAGATCCAAGATTATTTAATTTACAGAAAATAGTTTTTACAAATTTCCATAATTAATTTTTATTCAGCTTGAGAGACTTCATTTTTTCATGGAATATTTAATAAAGTTTTCCTCAAAAATGCTTCGTATTATATCACGCCTATATTCCACAAATTTTTTTACCCATTCCGATTCATTTTGCCATGCTTCGTAAGTTGGTTTACCCCATCTTTGAGAATGCCTTTTCATTTCGTCATTTAATTTTCCGATAATATCGTCAGCTATACTTTCAGCCAATTCTGGTATAAAGATGTTATTCAAGATATAGTAAAATCTTTCAGTGAACTTGGCTCTAAATTCTTCGTTTTCTAAAAGTTTCTTTAAGATTAAGGTTGCTTCTTCTGTCGTTGTCCAAGGTATTTCAGGGTCACCAAATATAGCTGTTTTTAAGGTGTCATGTGTCGGATCCCACATCGCCAAATCCATATCGTACATCATCCATCGCCATTTACCATCGCCATATTTATTATTTTCTGGTTTTAGGACACGCCATATGCGTTCGTTGTTGCCTAGCCAGTCCGTGTTAGCCGATAATATTTCTGCGATTTTGAAATCAATGAAATTGTCGATATCGATCATTTCACAGACTTTATCATAGTTTTCTTTGATGGATAAATCATTATTTCTAACAAAATCCATCAAATCAAGGAAACTTTTTTGATCACCTTCTTTTCCATCTTGTATGGTTAAGTCATAGTTGATTATAACTGTATTTTTTTCATTTACACCGTATTTGACCTGTAAATAACGCTGGTCGTAATATTCCATTAAGTATGAAATACCCCAATATTCACCGTTTATGTAATGAACAACTGAATAGTTGTCTTGTGTGTCAAAGTTTAGATTTTTGAAAAGTCTTTGCGTAAAAACATCTCTCATATAAGCTGTTTCCCAATCGTTTCCAGCGTTTCTCAACAATAATTTTTTATATCCTATTCTTCCGAAGAACGGATATCTAAACTCTTTCTCTTTGTTTCGCGCATACAATCTTAATGATTTTATAGGCAAGCTTCTTGTGAATTCCCCATGGATTCTTATACCTATCTCTGTTCTATACTTCAATTTCCCTTCCTCAAAGTATTCCATTATCGCAGGTCTTTCCGATGTATCACCACGTTGTTGATAATTTCCGGTCCAAAAAGGATTTGATGGATCAAATAACTTACCGGGTACATATATACCTTTTTCATCATCGAAGAGATTTTCAGGATCTGTTATTATTGAGAAGACTGGTAATTTGTGATTTACTCCTATGAAATACGTTCTTACCGTTGAGTCTGTTATATTGCCATTGCTTACCTCTATTACTCTTAAAACCGTTGCCTTTTCAAATGTGCCAGAAGGTTTTTCCCAAATAGGGGATGTTGGTATGTACATATACTCATTTTCATAATTTTTTTGGATAACTAATGGTTGAGAATATTTAAAAGTATTTTTTGAATCTATCCTAGGAGTTGAACCATCTATTGTGTAATAAATCTCTCCGCCAACTGTTGATTTGATTTCAACAGTTATGGTTATATCGTAAAAACCAGATTCGTGGGATATTAATAGTTGTGAAAATAGTGATACTGATAAAAAACACAATATGGTTATTGCTAATAACAATAAAATTTTTTTCATTTAATCACCTCGCTTTTTTAGTTTATTTATATGCTTTTATCCAAAACACATACTCTAATCCATTCTCAGTTATGTAAACCTTTTCTTTTTTCAATAAATCATCCATTAAGGTTGAGTCTATATCAAATTTGGGTTTAATAGATATTTCATACCCATCTCCGGATAATCTAAATGAAATATCGTATTTTTTGTATAGTTCTTCGCTAATGAGATTTTTATTATATACATTTTCGCTATTTAATGTTGAGATTTTGTATCCAGAGCTTATATATTTTCTTGCTGCTTTTTCAACTTGTATCATTTCATCGTATATTAAATCTGCCGAGAGTGAAATACTTTCAGTTGCGCTACTTTCTAAAGAAATATTTGTTGAAGTATCATCAGGTTTAATTTGAATTTCAATTTGTTCAATGTTAGTTTGGGAAGATGTTGTAGATGATTCATGAGAAACACTTTGTTCATTAGTGTTTGTTTTTTCTGAATAGTATTGAGCCACTGGTTGTTCTGAGGTATTTCCTTGGCTAATTGATTTATTTGTTTCGTCAGCAATTACCGTATTGGTTGAATCGGCTTTATTCGGTGCGTAGTCAAAAACAATAGGTCTATTAGATAAGTTAGATATTATAATTAAAACAGTTAGAATAAGAAAAATTATTACTACTTTGACAAAAATTTCCATAGTTGTAAACCACCATCCTAATTATCGAGTATCATTTACTTTCTTTATTTATCCTGTCTGGCAAAAGTGTAAAATTTAATCTTCCCCAGCTTATTAGAAGAAATAAAATAGATATAGTTATTGATAAAAGAATAAATTTTGATTCGTTTTTCAACATGTTTGTTGGTTTTCCAAAAAATTGTACACTTCTTATTATATAACTACCTCTGAATGTAGGTAATAGCTCTACAAATTTTCTGAAAAAACTTGGAATTTCGGATAAATTGACAAATGGACCATTTATAAGCAAAAAGAACACGGAAATGGTTGAGCTGAGAAGATTTGAAGTCAAAGTATTTTGTGAAAATGAAGAGATAAATATACCAAATGAAGAATAAAATATGGCGTTCAAAGCTATAAATAAAACGACTAATATTGTGGACATATTAAATCCTTTTAGTAAAAAGTACATATATACTAATAATCCCGACATGAAGCTCAAAATTAAAGTAGTGAAAAATTTTATAATTAGATAGTTTAGTATGCTGAAATTTGAAAGTGTAAACTGTTTAAGAATTCCAATTTCTTTGTCTCGAGTTATTAGTCCAGCCCCAATAAGTAAACCAATAAACATTGTTATTATAAATATCATGCTTGTAGCGAATACTTGAGAAAAATCAATAGATTTTTCTGTGACAAGTTCCGGTGCTGGTACATTTGAAGCTGTGTACATTTCTCTTAAAACTTTTGGATTGAAGAATGGGCCACCACCGAGGTCTTCAAACATCCTTTTAAAAACTAAATAAGCGGCTGCTGAGAGCTCTGTGTTTACTGGGCTTGGGATATATTTTAGCATCGTCTTTTTTCCGGCAAATAATGAATTAGTAAAATCTTTTGGTATAACAACAACCGCATTGAGATTTCCAATTTGCAATTCTTTTTCATAGTTTTCATCAACATACTTTATAGTTCCACCTTTAAACAAAGAAACTATAACTCCAACGGTGAATTTTGAAAGTGGAGATTTATCCAAAGTGTAAATTCCTATTCTTAGATCTGATTCGCTGAGTGAACGGAAAAAAGATGAACTAATTAGAGCAAATATTAATGGTACAATAAAAAGCACAATATAAGTAAAAGGTCTTGAGAACAATCTTTTGAACTCGAATTTTAAAAATTCCAAAGTTTGTCAACTCCCATATCATTGATGTTTAGGATTTTTTAAAATCTTACTCTTAACAAAATAGTGTGACTCATTCTTGAGAAAGTTCTTTCAAATTCTATGTTTTCCATAATTTTGAAATCTGGTAAATATGGTCCATAAATAGTTGTTCCGATATCATAACTCGCTATATAACTTATAAATGGAAAATTGTTAGAGTTTACAGGTATGTCTACGCGAAATTTAATACTTCCAATCAAATTTATTGTAGATACAACATTGTAATGCCTAAGCTCAACTTTATTAAAATCATTGTAATCGTGAGAATTTCCTGTTAATAAACTAAGACTTTCAAAGTTAATTCCAAACGCTCCTCCAAAGCTGAAAATAGTTTCTGAGATTGAATTCCCTATTCTAACCCCTAGTAATTTTACCCAGATATCGTAATTTACTCCAAGTGTATCGTAAATAATTTTATCAGGTATAAAAGATAGAATACTTTTATACATTGTGAATCCGCTTGTTAGAACGGATGGGTTCCTTGGATTAGCGTTTGTTTCAAATGTATAAATGCCAATTAAACGTTTAAACAAGTCGATTTGGTCTGTATTTTCTAGAATTTTTGAAATAGCTGGCGAAGTATCAGTCAAAGCTAATCCATAAAAATCTGCGAATGTGTTTGTGTAAGAAAAGGCAAAAGTACTGAACAATGTAAAGAGAAATAAAACGAATTTGAATAATCTACCAATTTTCATATATACACCTCCAAATTTACTATTTATAGATTACAGTTGCTTACTCAAAAATATATTATAACACATAAATTTATATTTTAATTACTTAGATACTTGAAATTTTTCAAGTCTGTGGTACAATTTCTAAGCGGGCATATTCTTTATTTAATAATTTTACCGTTTTTTTAACGGAGAGATGGCCGAGTGGTCGAAGGCGCTTGCCTGCTAAGCAAGTGTGGAGGTTTCTCCACCGAGGGTTCGAATCCCTCTCTCTCCGCCAAAGTTGTGGTAGATGGTAGATTACTTTTTAAGCCATCTACCATTTATTATTAGAGCTTTCAATTAAAGTTAGACGTGCCCGTAGCTCAACTGGATAGAGCGTCAGACTGCGGATCTGGAGGTTGTGGGTTCAAGTCCCGCCGGGCACGCCAAGATTTTTAATATCTTAATATCAATACTTTAAATGTAAAAACTACACGAAGATTCGTGTAGTTTTTATTTTTTTATGATATAATTTATTTTGACTAACTTTTAAAATTTAATCTTAATCTTTTTACCAACTTGAGGGGGTTTACTTGTGAAGAAAGCTATTATTTTAGCCATAGGAAATGAATTAGTTGAGGGTTTAATTGTTGATACAAATTCTAAATATCTTGCTCAAAGACTTAAAGAATTTGGTTATTATATAGTTCGTACGGAAACACTTCCAGATAATTTTGATATAATGGTTTTGCGGATAAAAGAAGCTATAAAAGATGCTGATTTGATAATTACGAGTGGCGGTTTAGGACCAACAGAAGATGATTTAACAAGAGAAGCTGTGGCTCATTCGATTGGTAGAAAACTTTTAAAGAATGAAGCAATCGCTCAAGAACTTATAAACAGAGCCATAAAATATTATGGTAAAGCGCCTGAAAGTGTTGTAAAGCAGGCCTTTGTGATAGAAAATGCCGAAGTAATAGATAATAAGGTTGGAACAGCACCAGGTCAAATGTTAAAATATGATGGAAAAATAATAATCCTTTTACCAGGCCCCCCCGTCGAATTAATTCCCATGTTTGAAAGTATTTTGGAAAAGCTTAAAACAAACGATTCGCTTTACACGAGAAGAATAAAAACCATAGGGATACCCGAAGCTGTCTTGATGGATGAGTATAAGGATATATTATACTCAAATTCTCGTATTACTATAGCAACAATGGCTTCTTACGAACGAGGTGTTGAAGTTAGATTTACCGGTCCTATTGAAATTAAAGATGAGATAGACTATGTTGTAAACACACTTTTACCAAAGCTTGGTGAGAGTGTGTATGCTTTGGATGACAAGGAAATGCACGACGTTGTATATGAATTACTTGTCAAAAATAATTATACAGTCTCTTTTGCTGAATCATGTACAGGAGGACTGATTTCATCTACTTTCGTTGATATACCTGGGGTTTCTTCTGTGTTCAAAGGTAGCGTTGTTGCTTATTCTAATGAAGCAAAGATAGAAATATTAGGTGTTAGTAAAGAAACCATAGAGAAATTTGGAGCGGTTAGTGAAGAGTGCGTAATAGAAATGGCACAGGGCGCTAAAAAAATTTTCAATTCAAATTTTTCTGTCGCGGTATCAGGTATAGCTGGACCGTCTGGTGGTAGTGAGAAAAAGCCTGTAGGGACAGTGTGCATAGCTGTTTGTAGCCCTAACGGTATTAATTCAGCCACTTATAATTTGAGAGGCGATAGGCAGATGATCAGGAAAAGAAGTACATTAATTGCTTTTGATATGCTAAGGAGAGGGATTATCAAATGCCAAGGTTAAAACAAAAGATTAGGAGAATAACGATAAAGGATGTTGCAGAATTTGCTGGAGTTGGTGTTGGTACTGTCTCTCGAGTTTTGAATAATAACCCGCATGTAGATTCTAAAACAAGGCAGAAGGTTTTAGATGCCATTAAAAAATTAGGGTATATTCCCAACCCACATGCACGACGGCTATCAACTGGTGAGAGTAATCTTATAACGGTAATTACCCCAGAGATGAAAGGTGATTTTTATCAAATACTGTTATCTGCTATCGATGAAGTACTTATTAAAAATGGTTACTCTTCATTACTCTATCCATTGTACAATGAAAGGAAATACGAAGGATTAAAAAAATCATCTGATATATTACTTTCAACGGATGGCATAATAGTTGATGGTGTTAATGTAGACAATATTCTAAAGGGGTTTATCAACCCTCAAACGCCAGTTGTGTGTCTTGAGCAGGATTCAGACAAATATGATTCTGTGATTGTTGATAATTATTATGGTGGTATACTTGCCGGTGATTATTTTTCCGATTTTGATATGGATATATTTGTTGTTACTCATAGAAAATCACATGAACTTGAAAGTACGGTTTTTGACGAACGTTTAGAGGGGTTTCAAGAATCTCTTGAAAGAAAAGGAAGGAGTATAGATAAGATATATTACGTTCCACTCGATTGGGAAAGCACATTTGAAGTTGCAAGGCGCATTTTTTCGAGATACAAAAGATGTGCCATATTTACAACAACAGATTATCTGGCGGTACCTATCATCGAGGTAGCAAGAACTATGGAATTAAAGGTAGGAAAAGATGTTAAAGTTTGTGGATTTGATGATCTTCCAATAGCTCAGATATTGGAAATAACAACTATAAAACAGCCTATATACGATATGGGGAAAATTGCTGCGGATTTATTAATTAAGCGCATTAACGGTCGAATTAAAGAAAAAATAAAAAGGTATGTTTTAAAACCAGAACTTGTTGTAAGATCTACTTAATTAATGAAAAATTAAGACAAGAACTTAGGGAGGCAAAAAAATGTACTTAGGTGTTTTACTTGGTGGAATTTCAAGAGAAAGGGAGATTTCTATTAGGAGTGGAAAAAGGATAGCGCAGGCTTTAAGAAATATGGGACATGTAGTTGACGAAATCGATGTCGATGATAATTTTATCTACAAGCTCTCCGAATTGAAAAAATACGATGCATTATTTAATATTCTCCATGGAACTTTTGGTGAAGATGGTAAAATGCAAGCGATATTGGACTCCATAGGCATACCTTACACTGGTTCTGGAGTAGAAACGAGTGTTATTGCTTTTGATAAATATTTATGCAACCTTTTTGTTGAAAATACTATAGAAAGATATGAGGAACTAAGCGTTGTAAAGATACCTAATTTTCTTTTAATCAGCTCAGAGGAATTTGAAGAATCGAAAATATATATGATTGAAGAAAAAATAGGGTTACCATGTGTTGTGAAGCCAAGGAAAGAAGGATCAAGTATAGGAACACACATTTGTTTTTCAAAAGAAGAACTTTTAGATGCCCTTAAGAACGAATTCAAAAATTATGACGAAATGATTGTTCAGGAATACATTAAAGGAAAGGAAATAACAGTTTCTGTGATAGATATTAATGGTACTCCAACCGTTCTTCCGATACTTGAATTGAGGCCCAAAAAATTATTTTACGATTATGAAGCTAAATACACGGATGGAATGACAGAATTTATTATACCGGCTGAACTTGATGGAGAAACAACGGAAAAAATAAACCACGCAGTATTGAAGATATATAAATCACTTGGTTGTAAACACTTTTCGAGAATAGATGGAATAGTTAAGGATGGTGTTTTTTATTTTCTTGAAGTTAATACTCTGCCTGGTATGACTGAGCTAAGCGATTTGCCAATGTCAGCAAATGCTTTTGGTATTTCTTTCGATGAACTTGTTGATTTGATAATCAAAGAAGCATGCAGGAAGCTTTAGTTTAATAAAAATTCAGGGGTTGATTCAATGAGAGAATTTGGTAAAAAAGTACTTTGGGATAGGCAGAAAATAAACAAGGTTTCAACATACATTATATTATCCATGTTTATAATTTTCGCTATGCTTTTCGGAGTTTTACTTGACATTTGGTTGAAAACAAATGTTTTTTTTACAATACTATTTTTTATCTTCTCTGTCTTTCAAATTCTATTTGGTTTGTCTTTAACAGGCAGTTTTATAATAAAACTCCTTGATGCAAAGCGTTTAGGAGAAGAAAATTTGAGGGAAATAATAAAAAATAGTACTTATTTTTCTGATCCAGAATATATTAAAAACATTATTGACGAAGTTAAAAGAGTAGTTGATTGCGATAGTGATATTGAAGTATTTGTCATTCCATCTCAAATGATAAATGCGCTTTTAGTTGGGAGAACAAAACACGATTATAAATTATGCTTAACATATGGCACAATTGAAAAGTTGCCCCTTAATGAATTTAAAGCATTACTTTATCATGAATTTTTCCATATAATTACCAAAGATACAGAGTATCTTACAACTGTTAGTGGGACATTTGGAAGCCCGATGTTGTTATTTAAACTTTCATCAAATGCGATGAAGAACATTATTAAAAGTAAAAACAAAGTTTCAAATATGGATTTTTATAGAGATTTTATAATTTTTTCTTTTATATGTGCAGTCAGTGTTTTATTCCTTCCTTTATCATTATTA includes:
- a CDS encoding CotH kinase family protein; this encodes MKKILLLLAITILCFLSVSLFSQLLISHESGFYDITITVEIKSTVGGEIYYTIDGSTPRIDSKNTFKYSQPLVIQKNYENEYMYIPTSPIWEKPSGTFEKATVLRVIEVSNGNITDSTVRTYFIGVNHKLPVFSIITDPENLFDDEKGIYVPGKLFDPSNPFWTGNYQQRGDTSERPAIMEYFEEGKLKYRTEIGIRIHGEFTRSLPIKSLRLYARNKEKEFRYPFFGRIGYKKLLLRNAGNDWETAYMRDVFTQRLFKNLNFDTQDNYSVVHYINGEYWGISYLMEYYDQRYLQVKYGVNEKNTVIINYDLTIQDGKEGDQKSFLDLMDFVRNNDLSIKENYDKVCEMIDIDNFIDFKIAEILSANTDWLGNNERIWRVLKPENNKYGDGKWRWMMYDMDLAMWDPTHDTLKTAIFGDPEIPWTTTEEATLILKKLLENEEFRAKFTERFYYILNNIFIPELAESIADDIIGKLNDEMKRHSQRWGKPTYEAWQNESEWVKKFVEYRRDIIRSIFEENFIKYSMKK
- a CDS encoding D-alanine--D-alanine ligase gives rise to the protein MYLGVLLGGISREREISIRSGKRIAQALRNMGHVVDEIDVDDNFIYKLSELKKYDALFNILHGTFGEDGKMQAILDSIGIPYTGSGVETSVIAFDKYLCNLFVENTIERYEELSVVKIPNFLLISSEEFEESKIYMIEEKIGLPCVVKPRKEGSSIGTHICFSKEELLDALKNEFKNYDEMIVQEYIKGKEITVSVIDINGTPTVLPILELRPKKLFYDYEAKYTDGMTEFIIPAELDGETTEKINHAVLKIYKSLGCKHFSRIDGIVKDGVFYFLEVNTLPGMTELSDLPMSANAFGISFDELVDLIIKEACRKL
- a CDS encoding ABC transporter permease, with protein sequence MEFLKFEFKRLFSRPFTYIVLFIVPLIFALISSSFFRSLSESDLRIGIYTLDKSPLSKFTVGVIVSLFKGGTIKYVDENYEKELQIGNLNAVVVIPKDFTNSLFAGKKTMLKYIPSPVNTELSAAAYLVFKRMFEDLGGGPFFNPKVLREMYTASNVPAPELVTEKSIDFSQVFATSMIFIITMFIGLLIGAGLITRDKEIGILKQFTLSNFSILNYLIIKFFTTLILSFMSGLLVYMYFLLKGFNMSTILVVLFIALNAIFYSSFGIFISSFSQNTLTSNLLSSTISVFFLLINGPFVNLSEIPSFFRKFVELLPTFRGSYIIRSVQFFGKPTNMLKNESKFILLSITISILFLLISWGRLNFTLLPDRINKESK
- a CDS encoding LacI family DNA-binding transcriptional regulator gives rise to the protein MPRLKQKIRRITIKDVAEFAGVGVGTVSRVLNNNPHVDSKTRQKVLDAIKKLGYIPNPHARRLSTGESNLITVITPEMKGDFYQILLSAIDEVLIKNGYSSLLYPLYNERKYEGLKKSSDILLSTDGIIVDGVNVDNILKGFINPQTPVVCLEQDSDKYDSVIVDNYYGGILAGDYFSDFDMDIFVVTHRKSHELESTVFDERLEGFQESLERKGRSIDKIYYVPLDWESTFEVARRIFSRYKRCAIFTTTDYLAVPIIEVARTMELKVGKDVKVCGFDDLPIAQILEITTIKQPIYDMGKIAADLLIKRINGRIKEKIKRYVLKPELVVRST
- a CDS encoding competence/damage-inducible protein A; amino-acid sequence: MKKAIILAIGNELVEGLIVDTNSKYLAQRLKEFGYYIVRTETLPDNFDIMVLRIKEAIKDADLIITSGGLGPTEDDLTREAVAHSIGRKLLKNEAIAQELINRAIKYYGKAPESVVKQAFVIENAEVIDNKVGTAPGQMLKYDGKIIILLPGPPVELIPMFESILEKLKTNDSLYTRRIKTIGIPEAVLMDEYKDILYSNSRITIATMASYERGVEVRFTGPIEIKDEIDYVVNTLLPKLGESVYALDDKEMHDVVYELLVKNNYTVSFAESCTGGLISSTFVDIPGVSSVFKGSVVAYSNEAKIEILGVSKETIEKFGAVSEECVIEMAQGAKKIFNSNFSVAVSGIAGPSGGSEKKPVGTVCIAVCSPNGINSATYNLRGDRQMIRKRSTLIAFDMLRRGIIKCQG